ttttggactGAGATGGGGAccagacctcactaaagctcttgttgctgtaGTGATACTATTACTACAGCAAAACCAGAataaacttttttattattgttaaaatacccttgattttggaaggaacagtgattgagcaggtgtcccaatacttttgcccatatagtgtatgcctGACCTGTTTCCGTTGAGTTTCTTCCAGGGCATATGTATAGCTATTGAtgatttacacacactcacttgttCACTCTGCTGTTGTGTCTCAGGTGTACACCGTGGTGGATGAGATGTTCCTGGCTGGAGAGATACGAGAAACCAGCCAAACGAAGGTCCTCAAGCAGCTCCTCATGCTGCAGTCGCTAGAATAGAGACGTTGCTGGAGTGCAGCCATACGTCACCCTCGGAGCAGGCTCTTCCTTCTCCAGCTGAAAGCCAGTCATGTTGTTTTTGTGTATGGATATTGTCGATTTAAATATGTATACTAACATTTCAAGCTATGCTATGTAAGATTTTAAGATTTTGAGCATGTAGAAATGTCTTAATCCAAGACGGGATGGATGGAAGTTGAATCAACTGCTTAATTCTGTATGTGGCACCTATGCTCTGTACTGCCCTGTGAcatggtctggtctggtctaaCCAAGAAACGTTCTGTAGAATTACAGAAAGTAAGACTTCCAGCAGTCCctgtaaatacattttacatgcaTCAAATCTGAACAAAATCGTACATAGTGtatcttttacattttttgaaTTCATGCTGATGGGTCAAAAAATGGTGCTAGCCATTTTGCCCACTTTTTCTTTAATGAATTTCAGGGTGGACACGTGCTTTTGTGGGGCCTCTGTGGTTTAATATTGTCTCAATATTCCCTTCCCCCCCGGCTGTATTCTGTTATAGAACAGTTGCAACTTACCTTTTTATTGACACTAAAGCAGCAACTCAATGAACAGAAACCACCTCAGCACTGGAAATGTGATAATCTGTCTCAACTAATTGAAATCTACACTACTCCCACTGTAGGTCCTTTTTCTAAGGCCATACCATTAGCTGATCAGCCATaccattagtaccactgacgggtgaagtgaaaaataaaaatagacaagaataaggatctgagccactttgacgagagccagactgtgatggcttgacgactgggtcagaacatcttcaaaacatcagccaggtcTTGTGGGCGTTTTCaggtatgcagcggtcagttCATCCCACAAGTGGTTCAAGGAAGAACAACTGGTGAAGCGGCAACAGGTTCATGGGCATTAATGCGATCTGTGGTcaccccaccttacaacttatgGGACTTGCAGAATCTTCTGCTAACATAtgggtgccagataccacagggcaccttcagaggtcgtTTGTAGTCTGCTTTGAATGCTCAGATGTGCTCTGATGGCCCTAGGAGTACCTACTCGATATTAggcactaatgttatggctgattggtgtgtatcTTATACAGATGAAGGCCCATAGTAGGTGTTGTTCCACCAAAGACAATGTGCAGGTTTTTTTCTTTAGTAGACAAAAGtcattccttttttattttttatttttttttatcctaatcaccacatttagcagactctcaCAGTAAGCCAGTCAGTACTACAGTGAATGGTTTTTGTATCGTGTATAGAtccattatatataaatatagatatatcaTATGTTTTAGGTCAGATTGTACGAAACGGCTTCATTCCAGAAGGCAAACAGCTCTGTCTTTGCTCCCTTAATACTGCCAGCCTAAGCCTACTGTCCTGACATTAGCACACTGGCTATATGAACGTCTAACAGGCCTTGAAGAAGTCCAGTTATTACCAGTCACTGTGGTGTGTTGGCTGTGTTAACAAAGGCAGGCGCTGATGCAGAGCTTGTTTAGCCGGCAAGGCCGAACAGATCTTACGGCCCTCAAAGGAGAAATACACGACAAAAGACTTCGTTTACTTTTATCTCCAACTTTTGTGGCACTGCTCCCTGTATTAGGggttccatagcaaccactctgCTCAGCCTTGAATCTCCTTGGACTGGTTTTCTGGATACTGATTAAGCTTAGCCCTAAAGAGAGAGTGATCCTTGAGTATGTGTGGCCACGGACTAGGTTTACTCTGCATCTGAAACTGGTCCTTTTAAGCATCAGTTTCATAAAGTATCAGATTCCTGGTCTTatcttttgtatttttaattgtCCTTTTCATTGTTTGCCTTTTGTCTGAAATGTCCTGTTATGCACTTGTCCTTGTGAGATGGCAGATTGAAGGAAATGCATTTCCCCTCGCTGTATTCGTATCAGTATGTAAACCCACAAACATGAAACGAAGAAATAAAAGTACTATAGTTATATGCAGTTGAGTTCTCTTTTCTGGCTCCAAGGTATCCATGtaattcatttaattcaattaaGCTGCACATGATGAATGATTTGTGTTGAGAATATGCAATGTGCTCTCACAGGGAAAGCCACAGTGAGGACGTTGAGCTAAAGCTCTGTTGTACCGCACCGCCATCTAGTGGCAAAAGGGGGCAGTTACACCCCCAATCAATAAAGCAATCTAGCCGGTGCTTAAAGAGGAGGAACGGTCACTCAGTTAattctgtcttatttaaaagaATCCCCTCGTGACCTGTAAATGAAGGCAGAAATGACCCTTTCACCTGTGTTTCTAATACCACAACAGGGGGCAATAATTATTCTGCAAATTAGCATGTGCATGCAAGGTAGAAGGGGtaatggtggctcagcagttagagcaccgggctgttgatgactggggtgtgggttcgatacccaggctcggcaagctgccactgttgggcccttgagcaaggcccttcaccctctctgcttcctgggCGCCGCAACGATAGCTGCCCACCGTTCCGGGCATGTGagttcactgtcactgtgtgttcgatcactagtgtgtgtgtgcacgcgtgtTCACTGCGCGGATGGGTTataggtggaggccaaattccctctgtgtccaacactaattaTGAATATGGTGGTCTTGTCTTGTGTAGCTAACTAGTCCCTGATAAGTTAATCATATTTAAAAAACTGTACTGCATCCTACTGCGAGtgtagtcacatgactccacCACATCCAGTCTGCAACATGGAAGCAACAGGGAGGGGAATTCAAACACTGAGGCAACTAAAGCAACTTATGCACAGTATATCAGATTATAATACTGCCTAGCAATAACCGCCCTTGATCCAGATGACACTAGCAAGAAATCATGGCTCGGACTGTATCAGGTGACTGAAgttgttcattatagaggttagctgaTCCACCGTGGTGTGTGGATTGCTCTGTATCACTCCCTGGAGTTGTTCTTTCCCCCGTGGGGCACTACAGTTATGCGGTTGGGAGGCACTTGATGCACAAGTTCGTTCTCAATGCATCTTCACTACGGCGGCTCTAAAAGATCCAACAAATGTAGTGTGGTTCAGCATTACCTCAACTGAAAGCTGATCCACAACATCTCCAGTTTTTCAAACACATTCTCTGAAGTAGGAAAAGCAAGATGTTCAATCTGTATTAAAATCTTAAACTTCAGAGGGTCAAGACTCAATATACACAAAAAATATACAGTGGCATACAAACATACTGGGGCACTTGTAGTTCAAATGTGCTACTGTGAAAAgtaagcatgtaaaagatgacctgatttccaaaaggcacaAAGTTACTgattaaacatttaatattttaattttaacaactTAAACAACTTTTCATttctaatctttttttttttttttttttttttttacacaagaaGCCGCCATCTttttattttctgcttttttacagatggtgtgatgtttgcttccagaatttgctggtatttaactgAATTCATTCTTCCCTACACCAGTAAAACATTcgctgtgccactggctgcaacacaagtcAAAAGCATGGTCGATCCACCCCGTGCTCAACAGTCGGAGAGGTCATGTTTTCAGAATAAATCAGGCTTGTTTTGATGTTCTTCTTGAAAACTTCTGATGCTGGTTCTGATTTTAtggtgaggatgcaggaaagaTTTTCATCTGATGAATCTTCTATGAAGGTCATTcatatctcactctctctcttttccagaaCTCAACTTAGCCTCCACCCATCTTGTTAACCTCCATGTGTTTTATTACAATATGTACTGTAACTGGAAAAAAGCTACCTAAAAATAATCTGATGATCTGCTGTTTTGTGGGCATCATGTAATCATTATTCTAATGGAGTGCTAGccagctgtttagaggagcccatgtctGAATTTATCAAGCTTTGACTATGAATGACTACGAGCGATCCATAGCCAGAACAAGCTAATCAAGCTTTAAGAACTTGGTAAAAGTTAAAAGCTTGCGGCTTTGGCATAATGATCCTTTAATTTTTTCGCATCATCTTCTATTGACTTTTTGACCAGGGTATTTGTACatgacattatatatatatatatatatatatatatatatatataaaaaatataatggACACAAAACTCACTCAAGgtgtaacataaaaaaaaaaacaagcaaactttACTTAATATCCTCAATTTTTAAAATTACAAGCGTCCTCTGCCCCAAAACAATAGACAAGTTCAATCTTATTTACAGCATAGATGATTcagatatacagtatttatGGATGAACAAAATTACACTGTTTACTAAGCAACAACTGAGTTTCTGCAGTATTTGGGCAACTCTTCAGACTTGTTGAGTTCAGAGAGCTGCATCTGCAGATACCGCTCCCAAAACCAGGCAAATAAAAAGTAACATCGACCACAGTTTTAGTTACTTAAACATGTACCTCAAGACCAGGCGCAGGACACAGAAGACCTTATTTTACTTCCCTTGCCAATCAATGTGTGCCAGATCAGCATTCACTGATTAGTTAGTTGTGTTATGACTGGCCTAGAAACAGTGGTTGCAGTCTGTCTAGTCACACTACAGCACTTCAGAATAGCTTAGGCAGACGGGTGAACGCGCCGCCATATTGATTAAAGGTAGCATTTTCAAGTGAACTGAGGCACGCTGCCTAGTTTACACAGAAAAGCTCTCTGTCCAGTGCATATTTTGTGTATGCATGTAGCCCTTCCTTCATTTTGGATGACTAAAATGGTGTCAAACTAAGCTCAGTTGTTCTTTAGTAAGGAATGATCCCTCCTTGAATAATTCTCATTACagcatatattttaaattactATAAATTTTACAATTCTATAGGTACAGTATATAAACAGTCAAAAAAAGTGCACTTGCagagggaaaacaaacaaacaaaaagaaccGAAGATCCACCACACATTACAGagacattatttaaaaacacagagGCTGAAATGGACTCAACTGTGGAAGGTAATGAGGATGTGATTGGGGAGAGGGCAGGGCACTGTCCTGGCCATCACCTGAAACTGCCATATGCAGCCACACCCACAACAAGCCCGTCCGGCCATTCATCTAACCCAGCATTAACACCCCCTTCCAACTAGTCAACAAACTTGGTTTAATCATTCATGTTGGTCAGGAGGCCTTTATGAGGATGGTTTCCAGTCACCACACAGTGCACTGGTTCTCAGCTTATCACACAGTGCAAAAATTCAGCCTTCTTAATCTTTTGGGATGCACAATATACTACAAATATGTGGTTTTTCCAAGCATTCTCGAGGAACCGCACAAAAGCAATTGAACTACAGGAATCCACATCATGAATTGAGCTATCCATGTTCCGCCCACAACCGTGTACTTTTGTAGCAACTGGTTGGACAAGCTTTGTAAAATGCTTGAAACTAAAAGTCCATTTACCCAAATGAGGAAATAAATAGGATTTCATCCAAATTCCTTAAttaatattcattcatttcaaaGGTCATTCATTTTGCACATATCCGAATGGTCACGCTGTTTGGGTggttaggtttttgttgttgttgtgtacAGAAAGCTAACTTTACAGCATTGCAGATTCATCACTGCTGTTTCCAAATGCGTAGTTTTAACTACTTACATCGTCCAGCTCAAAAGCATAGCGTTTTAAACTTGATCCTAACAAAATTGGCTAAAACTGCCATAATTAGATTCAATGAAACTTCAATACTCAGTAAAGCTTGTGCAACCAGTCAACAGTTGCTAGGCAGAGCATGGATCCATCAATTATGGTGCTACACTTTGGGGCCACATTACAGATTAGAGATACTGAACTGCAAGACAAGCGATCTCTTTTGCTGAGGATAAAACAGGAAATTAAAATCAGTCCATTTTGTGTCCAAGACACTCGAAGTCTTTTGCAATACTAATTGCAATACTAGTTACACAGCCAGCTACTTCAGATTATATTAATAGACCCTGGTCCATATGGAGGGAAGGCTAAGGAAGATGGCTTGTGCGGGTCATCATTAAGATAGCCTTTAGAGCCCAAACCGTGCTGGGGTTGCAGTGATTATTTGATATGCACCAGATAAGGTTGACTATGTCATTAAGGATGTCTCACCTTTGTGCTTCAAGTGCTTTTACCTAGAAATATCTCCCTTTAGGTGCTTAGTCAACATGGTAACTTACAGGGAATATGATCATTCAAGGCCTAAAATAGGGacgtaaatacacacacagtgttgaCTGTATCTTATGAGCAACAGTTCCTCAAAGCCAGGGAACCGCTTGGGTATTCTTAGAAAACAGCAAATTTAACTTTCTCCAAAACTCTGATCTGTGCCAATAGCAGAACAAGACTAGACTTGCTTAAACCAGCCTCCCTATTGAATTTGCTTTCATTAATTAAGCAGAGGAAAACCCAAGCACACCTACAATTATTACTCATTTTAATCTTGGGATATGTTATAATTGACTAATagatgttaatttgttttacgCCATTTTATATGAAACAGAAATGTTCCCATCTCCACTTCTAGATTTGTTTTTCCCAGTGCGCAGATATCAGACTGATGGTTGTTTACTCTACACAAACAATGCGAGTGTGATTGTGTATGTACATATGAAAAATCACAGGATAAGGTTAAATTTGCAAGATCCCTACAAAGCATCATACCCCTCCCTAGGCAACCAAGGCGGCAGTCTCACTAGCCAGTCACCTCTACTGATCACATCTTCCTGCCCCCACACAATTAATAAGGGGCACCTCTCCAAAGACCAGCAGCCCACTCCCTTGGGTCAGTGGGTGAAGGTTGCAGATGGACTTCATAAGAAACGATCCAGATGTGTCTGGGTGTGGAGGGTCGCCGTTGGGCAGAGGTGGTGGATTTAACCTGCAAACCCAGAGACACCTGGAGCAGAGCTGAGGGAGAGGAGACAAGAATTAGATGGAGGGAGAAATCCAAGTTTCCAAATCTGATAACTCTGTAAACCTTTACTGATCAGAAGGACCATGGCACaaaaactgcagtttttttttttctttttagtaaTGTCAAATAACACACTAACGTGTGTGTGCACTGTACCTCAACAGTCTCAATTAAAGCTCCTGAAGTGCTAAATTTATGATTCTATTAAAGTCTGGTTCTTGAAACAGTGTTTGAAGGTAGTGGGCTCACCTGAAGCAGGGGACGTTGGAATGTGGGGATTCGGGGAGAAGGGAGGGAATGGGGCTGACCCCTAGCAGTTACACTGCTGCTTGGTCTGTGCAGCAGATCCCCGCGGCTGCCTCAACTGCCTCAGAGATGCGTCCCCATATTGAATACCAGAGCCCATTCGTTCAGGATCCAGTTCACCTACACATGTGCAAACATTTATACATTAGGAAAACACTTTCAAAACCAGACAACAATCAATACAGATACTAAAGAGATACTAAAGGAGACAATCATATAACAGAATGAACAaagaacaaaacagaacttGCGGTAAAAGGTCTATAATCCAAAGAGGTACGTTATAAACATTCTGGACAGATCGGTTTGTAGCTGTTGATTTATTTCTCTTACCAGACTCGATCTTGTTGAGAATTGTGCGTGCACATTTGAGAAAGGCCTCCTCCACATTCTCCCCAGTTAAAGCACTCGTCTCCAAAAACATCAACTCTACAGTGGAATAGCAAAGGGGAAAAGTGTCAGTCAAATAAAAGACAGTACAGAGAGAAGAGGTCTATCTGACCGATatttgtacagtacaacaagtacaactggtAACATACTGATTAAATACTTTAACCATAATTAATGCTGCCTTATATTCTTCATGACCCAATCCCTGTCTTGATGATTTACAATACTATAGAGATTAGCTATAACCCCAAATCAGATTTTTGTGAATGGGCTCTGGTATCCAGAATGATGACTCGTCTCTGAGGCAGTTGAGGCAGCCGCGGGAGTCTGCTGCACAGACCAGGCAGCAGTGTAACTGCTAGGATAGCCCCATTCCCTCCCGTTTCCCCCGAATCCCTACATCTAGTATTAAACAAAAACCACCAACAAATTgcataaaaccttttttttttttttgaatacaACTCAGAATTTAAACTCGTCTGCAATCAATCTTTACatataaactattaattaaaaattgcatgtttttgagaatcgatgcagtattgcaaaacataatatcacaatatcacaTGATCACAGATATATCTGAATTTCTTTCACTCCTATCCTTCTTTATTGAATAATAGAGAGGAGTGTATTGAACCTGAACATTCTGGAGTGATAAAtatccaggaccaggattgtcTCCTCCCTTTCAAAAGGCTAAATAAATGACCAAAACAAGTTTACAAATGAATAATCAGTTATAGAAAGTTTTTGTGCATTTTCCCTGATGTACCTCAGCCTTGCTGTACCTTTACTGCAAACTAAAATGTTGTTTTACTCTGCTGAAACGAAATATCCACACCGCTGACACTTTGTACTCTACAGTGTCAGAGTGATTACACAGCAGTTCattcacaagaaaaacatttccacagctgtaattattaataataataataatcacgcTTTATTTGCATGTACACGCACATCAAAATCCCATTCCCTCCAACTACCTAACCAAGGTTGTAAGTGCATCCATTAGATTTAGTTAGATTTGTGTAGCTAAATGGTGCAGAATCAGGAAAATCACAATGAATCTGAATGGTGTTTATGGGTGCTCACCATTCTCTTGGGCAAATCGAGATGCCTCCAGGAAGGTGACCTCACGGTCAGCATCCAAATCCTTTTTGTTCCCACATAGGATGATGACAATATTGGGGCTGGCCAGTGTCCGTGCGTCAGTCAGCCAGTTAGTCAGAGCATTGTAGGTCTCTCGACTGAGAAGTACACAGACATAACAAAATGAGTCATTCTGCCAATACCACATTCTGACATTTCTGTTCCCAGCTTTCTACATGAGGCAAAATCCAAACAAACAATTTCCCTTCCATTCCCCTCGCTCtatctcgcgctctctctctttatggAACTATACTGTAATTTACTCCATGTTCAATTAAGTATTGCATCAAGTGAGGCAGAAAAACATGAGATACACACCGGACGTCCCACACTTTTAGAAAGCAAGTGGGACTGGAACTTTCTTGGGAGTGAAGACAACTGCACAGATGCTTTATGTAATTAATACCCAAAAGGGTTGGACAACTAGTTGTGTTCACTACTGTCGTTCATAGTTAGTGCGGAACTGTGGCTTTGCTATTGGGACTCAGATTATACATGGACTAAAAGATTAAGAGACCCtattgttaataaaaaaaaaagaaaagcaattaAGTAATACGTGAGTAATTTCACACTATACATCTGTCTGCATAAATCACCCCTCACCATGGAAACCATGAGCCTATGCTGAGAAATAAGAGACTGTTTTTCTTAAAGCTCTTTACGGATTGTGGTGCAGGCTTGGGCTGCAgctgttaacacacacacacacacacacacacacacacacacacacacacacacacacacacacacacacacacacacacacacacacacacacacacacacacacacacacacacacacacactttctttatTGTACTACCCCTCAAAACATATACATAATCCATCACAGGagtttctcctctcctttacCCTTCCACTCAGTTTATGCTCAGAGCCCAGTCAATGCACTATCTAATAGACTAGACCTCTTCTGGGCTACTGCCTGCCTGAAGATGACATTTTATTACAGCCCTGTCGCTCTATATCAGGCCATTCCCTCCATCTCCATTACCATGACAGCGCCATGGCAACCCGGGGCTTATCAAATAAAACACTACAGCCGCCCTCCACTTACGTTACTGCCGCAGAAGTGAACAGCTGGGTCTATCTGCTATATCTCAATCGTTGAAAGACATTTGCATCTACAGATCCCGTACATGCTAGTGATCAGTTATTCAATAAAATACAAGACTTATtcaaaaaacacaatattttatgaattaaaatattaacattgtgtttgtgtgcagacATGAATTTCCTTAATAGTTGCAAAGCTCTAACAAAATAATGCCCAGAAATTTAAAGTGCTAGAATTTCTATCCAACTTAAAAACATATGAGTGTGGATGTAAATAAAAGAGATGCTCTGAAGAGGAGTGATGTACCAGGGACTAAAACCATGACTAAGCTCAAGCCTATTGGCTCCAATTCAGGAAAACTAGAGCTAAATGTAAAAGTGACTTCTGATAGTTCCCTCATACCTTGTTATGTCATACACAAGAAGCGCCCCAGCTGCTCCACGGTAGTAGCTTCGAGTCACTGACCTATGACACATCACAAAAAGGTACCATTATGTAAGTACAAACAGTTGACTTCACCCTTATTAGAGCAACCAAACACATGCGATTACCTGAAGCGTTCCTGCCCTGCTGTGTCCCAGATCTGCAGTTTGACCGTTTTGCCACCAACGTTAACGACTCTGGAGCCAAATTCCACACCAATAGTGTGATTGGAGTCTTGTTTGACTGTAAAAATCATACAATCACATTGCATAGATTAGTTTACATGTCTTTAAGTTAAGTTTTTAAGTCATCAAGTTATATGTTCTTatttatatagaattaattTAAGGCCccatttaaaataattcttttgCCAAATATGATAACAAAAGAAGGTCAGTGGCTGTTTGTGGACCATGCTAACTGGCCCATACAAAACTGTTGAGCCAGGTTTATCCatttcagcatttttatttatttttactttaatttattcCATCATTTAGATGAATAAAGGGCTGTTTGCTATGATCAGTTTAAAAGTTTCTGCATTATACATGTCAGCAGAGGATTTTCTATGCTCCCTGACAGTGCACTTTTCACTAACCCTTTTCAGATGATCTCTCTTTAAGAGCCTAATTCACATTTCAAAAGCATTCAAAAGTACTGTTCCTTCAAAGAGCTTTTACAGACAAGGCCTTTCTCTCATGCTGCTGACACTTATGGGAATTAAAGGTCATTATTTCATTGAAGAAGCAGAGTGTGAGAATTTGTATGTAGAGGAAAGCACTGGTAAGCCCTTACACTTGTTCTCGATGAACTGGTGAAGAAGGCAGGATTTTCCAGTCCCCGCACTGCCAATCACAAGGAACTTGAACAGGAAATCTGAaaccatgagagagagagagcgagagagatatcAGAGAAGGGGGAAAGACAGAGTGAAGAGATGAGAACTCGCGGGGGGGTGTGTGAAGTGCTCGAAGCCCCTCTTCATTCAATCTCCATCCAGTTTATTACCTAAGGATAGGTCTTCAACCCTCCTACCTTCATTATGTAcgtttttttcactttttcctcAGAGGTCTGATACTTCACATGGCAACCTTACTCCACAGTCCAAATAGCCACAGTGTCAAAAATCATGGTTCTTTACTGATACACCATATCGGAAAGTCTGGCTACTCCACAGCAATTTTATCAACATGCTCAGGAAGTAAAATTACTGGGAAAAGaaatctgaccaaagcacatgATTTTCTGTTTGGcttaaataaaaatcataaatgtattttaaagttGATTTAGCTACACATCACcaacaaggcaacaggcattatttatttatttatttattgtttcagTCAATCACCATTAGGTGAGAGTTGGCATTTCGCTCCCAGGCTCCcactacagttgggaagtgtaattcacgtCTGGCAGCGTTTTAAATAAGGTGGATTTAAAGAAACAAAGTTCAGGCCATCTAAAGAGACAGTCCATGAAGTTTTACAAATGTCCAGCACAATGATACGTTGCCATGGTTATGTGGTATCTAGCCCCGCCCTCCATCTGTATTCGTAATCAGCTGATTAACAAGTGGGGAGGGGCATGTGTATGtttactgcacagatgggttaaattcTATCCgtgtccaacacaaatagtGAATATGGCCGTCTTGcctcaaaaacactgatcagcccaTCTCAAACATTCAGTATTCCAAGTTATACGGTCTATATTTTAACCAGCATCTTCTCCTCCTTATCTTACCTATACCTAACCTTTAGTGGATGCTTCTTCTCCATCTGCAGCACATAACTGATAATTACAGATGACCGTTAAGATACTTTTCCTGTACTTGATGACTAGATCATACATATTCTCTGTTCCTTCCTAAATACTGgaaatgcatttaaataattGTCCAAATGGATGCTAAAAATCCAATTAAGAAGAattagttttaaaaaaatacaacagtATCTTTAAAAAAGCGGTGGTTCTGTGTCATCATTTTAAAGAACCCTGTTGGCACTCTCatgtttaggagtgtgtgttcCTAGGTTTCTTCTGGAAGCGGACTAGTAATTAGCTTTGAAAGCTTTGACTGATGGTACAACAACAGATAAACAAGTCAAGGTAGATCAGTGTGGTTCTCAACAATAGCACCACAATACCGTGTAGGCTACAAAAACAGCTTGTGTGCTTTGGGAAGTgctctggtctgatgaaactGGCAGTTTCATTAGAGACTGGTGGTGTGACCGAAACAGATGAAGAGTGGTAATTAAAAAAGCAGAACACAAAAGCAAGAAGCTGACACTCCTTTGGGTGAAGAGCTGCTGGAAATTTGTCACAGCAATCCAGACTCCAGATCGCTAAATAACACCTTCAGTCTGTCACATATTGTCACAGCGCcaaacaatacacacacacacacacacacacacacacacacacacacacacacacacacacacacactacaacgAGCAGCAAATGACATCATCATGGTTGTATGCTAAAGGGGCATGCAGATGTGCAGGCAGACCGAAACTGATCTTGACCCCTCCCACGCAGCT
The sequence above is drawn from the Salminus brasiliensis chromosome 11, fSalBra1.hap2, whole genome shotgun sequence genome and encodes:
- the rab4b gene encoding ras-related protein Rab-4B, with translation MSETYDFLFKFLVIGSAGTGKSCLLHQFIENKFKQDSNHTIGVEFGSRVVNVGGKTVKLQIWDTAGQERFRSVTRSYYRGAAGALLVYDITSRETYNALTNWLTDARTLASPNIVIILCGNKKDLDADREVTFLEASRFAQENELMFLETSALTGENVEEAFLKCARTILNKIESGELDPERMGSGIQYGDASLRQLRQPRGSAAQTKQQCNC